The Pedobacter mucosus genome window below encodes:
- a CDS encoding GIN domain-containing protein translates to MKNSIKNLFAAALVMVTLSSATLSVNATETKSNYTAITSVKNISKIIVTGNVKLIIVQDAKESVEIINKYTAKNTSVEQKGTLLTISSSNKNMVTVIAHVNNLTTIEASNTSTVSTYGKLNLLNLSVTLNDEASANINTNTVNLFTCVKDSASLKLEGSTENHSAFVSVEAKIKMADFVAQDTNISVIIKPALAKN, encoded by the coding sequence ATGAAAAATTCTATCAAAAATTTATTCGCAGCAGCATTAGTAATGGTTACTTTAAGCAGCGCAACCTTATCTGTTAATGCAACAGAAACTAAATCAAATTATACTGCGATTACCTCAGTTAAGAACATTAGTAAAATTATAGTAACTGGAAATGTAAAACTTATTATCGTTCAAGATGCCAAGGAAAGTGTCGAAATCATTAATAAATATACTGCAAAAAATACTTCAGTTGAACAAAAAGGTACATTATTAACAATCAGTTCTTCTAATAAAAACATGGTGACAGTAATTGCTCATGTAAATAATTTAACCACAATCGAAGCCTCAAACACTTCAACAGTTTCTACTTATGGAAAATTGAATTTATTAAATTTGAGTGTAACCTTAAATGATGAAGCATCTGCAAATATTAATACCAATACAGTTAATTTATTTACATGTGTAAAAGATAGTGCATCGTTAAAATTAGAAGGTTCAACAGAAAATCATTCAGCTTTTGTAAGCGTAGAAGCAAAAATAAAAATGGCTGATTTTGTTGCTCAAGACACAAATATTAGCGTTATAATAAAACCAGCATTAGCGAAAAACTAA
- a CDS encoding DUF4153 domain-containing protein — MKLLSIQTLYKGLNDVIKRFPIQFLFIVLATSCWCYYINISDNYDAKDNLQSLRELLTKLILISNLGLTLTLAIDLYAERSLFSYSKKWIFRVVSIFICVGLFFLLNPANYITDIYRSALLAFSFHLFVSFAPFIGKGNLNGFWQFNKALFLRFLTSAFYASVLYAGLAVALLAIDGLFNVDVNWKTYMIVFSFIAAGFSTIFFLAGVPKDFSFLDEDLAYPKGLKIFTQFVLIPLMTIYLLILLFYEARIILLWELPKGLVSSLIIGYAIFGILSLLLIYPMKDKEGNNWIKLFSRFFYVMLIPLIILLLLAVWKRVGPYGITESRYILVALALWLAGITVYFLFNKNQNIKIIPISLAIISLLAVYGPQSASEISKFSQYRRLKKIINSNKEEDQKEKPSIIRYLVGRHGLLVLQDLTKVDLKKIEDNIEKKNLPKYSLAYAKVDSALLVFKVKEYSKYANESYQQYTFINTNKGFVNVKGYDYLMESEEYGSIKDRDFEGQKISIERINKDKSLQITIGDSTLFKIDIAKIFTESVKNINDGKAKPINNNNEYQAAADKMTFSKKTDKYLFTYIFTKISSYKPTSNSQNPWINTEGYLLIKKF; from the coding sequence ATGAAACTTTTATCCATACAAACACTATATAAAGGGCTAAATGATGTTATAAAAAGATTTCCAATTCAGTTTTTATTTATCGTATTGGCCACATCATGCTGGTGTTATTACATCAATATAAGTGATAATTATGATGCAAAAGACAACTTACAAAGTCTTAGAGAATTATTAACTAAATTAATATTGATTAGTAATTTGGGTTTAACTTTAACCCTTGCAATTGATTTATATGCCGAACGCAGCCTATTTTCCTATTCAAAAAAATGGATTTTTAGAGTAGTTTCTATATTCATTTGTGTAGGATTATTCTTCCTATTAAACCCTGCTAATTACATTACTGATATTTATCGCTCTGCATTACTTGCCTTCAGTTTTCATCTATTTGTTTCGTTTGCGCCTTTCATCGGCAAAGGAAACTTAAACGGTTTTTGGCAATTTAATAAGGCATTATTTTTAAGGTTTTTAACTTCTGCATTTTATGCATCGGTACTTTATGCCGGTTTAGCCGTTGCTCTTTTGGCGATTGATGGACTATTTAATGTGGATGTCAACTGGAAAACCTACATGATCGTTTTTAGTTTTATTGCAGCAGGTTTTAGTACTATATTTTTCCTTGCGGGTGTTCCAAAAGATTTTAGCTTTTTAGATGAAGATTTGGCTTATCCAAAAGGGCTTAAAATATTTACACAGTTTGTATTAATTCCTTTAATGACCATCTATTTATTGATTCTTCTTTTTTATGAAGCAAGGATTATTTTATTATGGGAATTGCCCAAAGGACTAGTATCAAGCTTAATAATTGGCTACGCCATTTTTGGGATACTTTCTTTATTACTCATTTACCCGATGAAAGATAAGGAAGGCAATAACTGGATAAAATTATTTTCCCGCTTTTTCTACGTTATGCTTATTCCTTTAATCATTTTATTATTGCTTGCCGTATGGAAACGTGTTGGCCCTTATGGCATTACCGAAAGCAGGTATATTTTGGTTGCCTTGGCCTTATGGCTTGCTGGCATTACCGTATATTTCCTGTTTAATAAAAATCAAAACATTAAAATTATACCTATAAGTTTGGCTATTATATCACTACTAGCCGTCTACGGACCACAAAGTGCTTCAGAAATTTCCAAATTTTCTCAGTATAGAAGGTTGAAAAAAATTATCAACTCTAATAAAGAAGAAGATCAAAAAGAAAAGCCTTCTATTATAAGATATCTTGTTGGCAGACATGGATTGTTGGTTTTGCAGGATTTAACAAAAGTGGATCTTAAAAAGATAGAGGACAACATTGAAAAGAAAAACTTACCAAAATATTCATTAGCATATGCCAAAGTAGATTCGGCACTTTTGGTTTTTAAAGTGAAAGAATATTCAAAATATGCTAACGAAAGTTACCAGCAGTATACTTTTATCAATACAAATAAAGGTTTTGTAAATGTTAAAGGTTACGATTATTTAATGGAAAGTGAAGAATATGGCTCGATAAAAGATAGAGATTTTGAAGGTCAGAAAATTTCAATAGAAAGAATAAATAAAGATAAAAGTCTCCAAATTACAATCGGCGATTCAACCTTGTTTAAAATTGACATTGCGAAAATATTTACCGAATCAGTTAAAAATATAAATGATGGAAAAGCAAAACCCATTAATAATAATAATGAATATCAGGCTGCTGCTGATAAAATGACTTTCTCAAAAAAGACTGACAAATATCTATTTACCTACATTTTTACAAAAATAAGCAGCTATAAACCGACGAGTAATAGTCAAAATCCTTGGATAAACACAGAAGGCTATTTATTAATAAAAAAGTTTTAA